A portion of the Thalassotalea sp. LPB0316 genome contains these proteins:
- a CDS encoding DUF3083 family protein → MSIIRKRSAAHKAFITGNIRDNQYILAEFRLNDDLIEQLVGRLSLNINNNFNELYQHLSQQFFELCHYFEMNNGQFIANDKLVRVRFSEEIHQWQTNQQILFYYNPQYHNLQKAFYEPDKKAQKISLLFLSSGQDIRFNAASFHAKVKQLLTQYCKVIGLPNQVMRLRDHQHLTYDLFAKHKGFEQSQVHKLRTIRNRYLAHHVSLPEDISAMTYAVINIPIGQALLAECEIDHQAADPYNPLYSAINKALSKASLKYNLNNGALIANGLVPIVRYSPSNTVSRQGELQMLGYNPHEKPCGMMSWWDASELVDQCQLIFVASEESRTEVGYGRFLNQINAAVSQMMAELNISPDKDTIMVRFHQHIAYNL, encoded by the coding sequence ATGTCAATTATCAGAAAACGCAGTGCAGCTCACAAGGCATTTATCACCGGTAATATTAGAGACAATCAGTACATCTTGGCGGAATTTAGGCTTAACGACGACCTAATTGAGCAACTCGTTGGTCGTTTGTCACTCAATATAAACAATAACTTTAATGAGCTATACCAGCACTTATCTCAACAATTTTTCGAACTTTGCCACTATTTTGAAATGAATAACGGGCAATTTATCGCTAATGACAAGCTCGTGCGCGTGCGCTTTAGTGAAGAAATCCACCAGTGGCAAACCAATCAACAAATATTGTTTTACTACAATCCGCAGTATCACAACTTGCAAAAAGCCTTCTACGAGCCGGATAAAAAAGCACAAAAAATCAGTTTGTTATTTTTAAGTAGCGGCCAAGATATTCGATTCAATGCCGCGAGCTTTCACGCCAAGGTTAAACAACTACTCACTCAATACTGCAAAGTGATCGGCTTGCCTAATCAAGTTATGAGACTGCGTGACCACCAGCATTTGACCTACGATCTTTTTGCCAAACACAAGGGCTTTGAACAAAGCCAAGTACACAAGCTAAGAACGATCAGAAATCGCTATCTTGCGCACCATGTTTCATTACCAGAAGATATCTCAGCAATGACTTACGCGGTGATCAATATTCCAATAGGTCAGGCGCTTTTAGCTGAATGTGAAATCGATCATCAGGCTGCTGATCCATACAACCCTCTTTACAGTGCAATCAATAAAGCATTGTCAAAAGCAAGTTTAAAATACAATTTGAACAACGGTGCGCTCATTGCCAATGGTCTTGTGCCCATTGTTCGTTATTCACCGTCAAATACCGTTTCGCGACAAGGAGAGTTACAAATGCTTGGCTACAATCCGCATGAAAAACCTTGTGGCATGATGAGTTGGTGGGATGCAAGTGAACTCGTTGATCAGTGTCAGTTGATTTTTGTCGCGAGTGAAGAGAGCCGCACGGAAGTAGGCTATGGTAGATTTCTCAATCAAATTAATGCTGCCGTTAGTCAGATGATGGCTGAATTAAACATCAGCCCTGATAAAGACACGATTATGGTGCGCTTTCATCAACATATTGCTTATAACCTATAA
- a CDS encoding DUF3820 family protein has product MNTLLNDEQGQAFLKQAVNTTMPFGKYAGSKLLHLPEPYLVWFNANGFPDGKLGQQLALMYEIKLNGLEKMLTPLLD; this is encoded by the coding sequence ATGAATACGTTGTTAAATGATGAGCAAGGGCAAGCGTTTTTAAAACAAGCCGTTAATACTACCATGCCCTTTGGTAAATACGCGGGCAGTAAGTTATTACACTTACCTGAACCTTATCTCGTGTGGTTCAACGCCAATGGCTTTCCTGACGGTAAATTAGGTCAGCAATTAGCGTTGATGTATGAAATTAAACTCAATGGCTTAGAGAAAATGTTAACGCCATTACTTGATTAA
- the maoP gene encoding DUF413 domain-containing protein encodes MNAAINLNDSFLSNRRFYDDKNYPRGMSRSGDYSISEVQILETHGVALQEIANGTREPQTEAEIRFKGVCDGIYQAESKIEKTWLKYQNKVLTPRQFHTLFGSRKVDDDGDSAPAEDLDLD; translated from the coding sequence ATGAACGCAGCAATTAATCTAAATGATAGTTTTTTGTCTAACCGTCGATTCTACGATGATAAAAATTACCCAAGAGGTATGAGCCGAAGTGGCGACTACTCTATTTCTGAAGTGCAAATTTTAGAAACCCATGGCGTCGCTCTACAGGAAATCGCCAACGGAACACGTGAACCTCAAACGGAAGCAGAAATTCGCTTTAAAGGGGTATGTGACGGCATTTACCAAGCGGAGTCAAAAATAGAAAAAACGTGGCTAAAATACCAGAATAAAGTACTCACACCGAGACAGTTTCACACCTTATTTGGTTCGAGAAAAGTCGATGATGATGGTGATTCTGCGCCCGCGGAAGATTTAGATCTCGATTAA
- the rmf gene encoding ribosome modulation factor: MKRQKRDRLDRAFSNGYQAGISGRSRDNCPYQNTDAKSEWLGGWREAIQDRHMGLFR, from the coding sequence ATGAAAAGACAGAAGAGAGATCGTTTAGATAGAGCGTTTTCAAATGGTTACCAAGCGGGTATTTCTGGTCGCAGCCGCGACAATTGCCCTTATCAAAATACCGATGCCAAATCAGAATGGCTAGGAGGTTGGCGAGAAGCCATCCAAGACAGACACATGGGTCTCTTTAGATAA
- a CDS encoding aminotransferase class V-fold PLP-dependent enzyme: MLALRDIQPQKNEVYLDNNATTPVLPQAIEASTHTMQLCYGNPSSSHITGIKAKYILETTRDLTRQVIGAKTGQVMFTSGATEGIQTAIISSLIAAKHQQKSIENPVLLYGATEHKAVPESLKHWNKMLDIGAQVLAIPVDERGILDMTFIAEHVPNALMICTMIANNETGVYQDLALLEQTIRQHNSDVYWMVDCVQALGKIQLSISDTSIDYAPFSGHKLYAPKGIGILYVRESAPFTPFIAGGGQESGLRSGTENLPGIAALQAVLALLNDEQDDTFKSHEQLEKYREQLVQTLTKAFPAIVFNHDFTCSLPTTINFSVKGLSSKDIMDLFDAAHIRVSAGSACSSKVTGSFVLDAMGKPKWQSNSAIRMSFGPATSQQEIDDACHAIEQAVKALKSSCLILSDTADNSAIGVDGLQQWLYDNGCTWCYVDKATKQCFVIDLAPELVAKFETLVECQGYEVVAVLTTHIHQANEAHQNMIQTLWQNDSSSYDVLGWPQNTRLVSLENELAVEAITIGNKVIARLPLPGHTENSVAYLLGRADNQQLKAVDIEFVFVGDLIQINGLGRCDVQDGDASSLYRSLQLLNQVITEQTLLCPAHDYLQLFNTTLALEMQSQPMLKQIIDGEISEQAFIEYKNKADEQLPPADYHQYCGPVGSFNNIIETVHPNQLVKFISDSPNTVVVDVREPHEYDAYPDSTIGGKTMVNIPLSQITQFVQRNKSGQADNRYVCICRSGKRSEAAAKTLQRNNFTHIYHVPGGFALLNKS, from the coding sequence ATGCTTGCTTTACGTGATATTCAACCTCAAAAAAATGAAGTCTATTTAGACAACAATGCAACCACGCCGGTACTTCCCCAAGCTATTGAAGCTTCTACTCATACGATGCAGTTGTGTTATGGCAACCCAAGTAGTAGCCATATAACCGGCATTAAAGCGAAATATATTCTAGAAACTACCCGTGATTTAACGCGTCAAGTTATCGGTGCTAAAACTGGCCAAGTGATGTTCACAAGTGGTGCTACTGAAGGTATTCAAACGGCGATTATCTCATCGTTAATTGCTGCGAAGCATCAACAAAAATCGATTGAAAACCCTGTCCTATTGTACGGTGCAACCGAGCATAAAGCCGTTCCTGAATCATTAAAACACTGGAACAAAATGCTTGATATTGGCGCGCAAGTACTCGCTATTCCGGTAGATGAGCGCGGCATTTTAGATATGACGTTTATTGCTGAACACGTACCTAATGCACTGATGATCTGTACGATGATCGCCAATAATGAAACCGGTGTTTACCAAGATTTAGCCTTATTAGAGCAAACCATTCGTCAACACAACAGTGATGTTTATTGGATGGTTGATTGTGTTCAGGCACTCGGCAAGATCCAGTTATCGATTTCTGACACTAGCATTGATTACGCGCCATTTAGTGGTCATAAATTATATGCGCCTAAAGGTATTGGGATTTTGTACGTGCGAGAAAGTGCACCTTTTACACCATTTATTGCTGGTGGTGGTCAAGAAAGTGGCTTGCGCTCGGGAACGGAAAATCTGCCGGGGATCGCTGCATTACAAGCCGTATTAGCACTACTTAACGACGAGCAAGACGATACCTTTAAAAGTCACGAGCAACTAGAGAAATATCGCGAACAACTGGTTCAAACCTTAACCAAGGCATTTCCGGCGATTGTTTTTAACCATGACTTTACTTGTTCATTACCGACGACAATTAACTTTTCGGTTAAAGGCTTAAGCAGCAAAGATATTATGGATTTATTCGATGCGGCTCATATTCGCGTCAGTGCCGGTTCGGCCTGCTCGTCAAAAGTTACAGGTAGTTTTGTGCTTGACGCCATGGGCAAGCCAAAATGGCAAAGTAATAGTGCCATTCGCATGTCGTTCGGCCCAGCGACTAGCCAGCAAGAAATCGATGATGCCTGCCATGCAATTGAACAGGCAGTAAAAGCACTTAAAAGCAGTTGTTTGATCCTCTCTGATACCGCAGATAATAGTGCTATTGGGGTAGATGGTTTGCAGCAGTGGTTATATGACAACGGTTGTACTTGGTGTTATGTCGACAAAGCCACTAAACAATGTTTTGTGATCGATTTAGCACCTGAGCTAGTGGCTAAGTTTGAAACCTTAGTTGAATGTCAAGGCTATGAAGTTGTCGCGGTGTTAACAACACATATTCACCAAGCCAATGAAGCTCATCAAAATATGATCCAAACACTATGGCAAAACGATAGCTCTAGTTATGATGTGCTTGGTTGGCCACAAAATACTCGCTTAGTTTCGCTAGAAAATGAGTTAGCCGTTGAAGCAATAACGATTGGTAATAAAGTGATAGCGCGTTTACCTTTGCCTGGCCACACCGAAAATAGTGTCGCTTATTTGCTTGGTCGCGCGGATAATCAGCAACTTAAAGCGGTCGATATTGAGTTCGTGTTTGTCGGAGACCTAATACAAATTAACGGCTTGGGTCGCTGCGATGTTCAAGATGGCGACGCGAGTTCGTTGTATCGTTCATTGCAACTGCTTAATCAAGTCATCACCGAACAAACATTGCTTTGTCCGGCACACGATTATCTTCAGTTGTTTAACACGACGCTAGCACTTGAGATGCAGAGCCAGCCGATGTTAAAACAAATCATTGATGGGGAAATAAGCGAGCAGGCATTTATCGAATACAAGAACAAAGCGGATGAACAGTTGCCGCCTGCAGATTATCATCAGTACTGTGGTCCTGTTGGCTCGTTTAATAACATCATTGAAACGGTTCATCCGAATCAATTAGTTAAATTTATTAGTGACTCACCAAATACTGTAGTCGTTGACGTGCGAGAGCCTCACGAATATGATGCCTATCCAGATTCGACCATCGGTGGCAAAACTATGGTCAATATTCCATTGTCTCAGATCACGCAATTTGTCCAACGCAATAAATCTGGCCAAGCTGATAATCGATACGTGTGTATTTGTCGAAGCGGTAAACGCAGTGAAGCAGCAGCAAAAACGCTGCAGCGCAATAACTTTACTCACATTTATCACGTGCCTGGAGGCTTTGCCTTACTCAATAAAAGTTAA